Below is a genomic region from Mesorhizobium sp..
TCTACACGCTGTTCATGGTGACGCCGATCTTCAACACGCTGATGCGCATCGACCGCTCGCTGGTCGAGGCCGCGCGCGACGCCGGCGCCAGCACCCCGCAGATCCTGACCAACGTCATCCTGCCGCTGGCCAAGCCCGGCATGGCGATCGGCACGATCTTCGTCGTCACGCTGGTGATGGCGGATTTCACCACCGTCCAGGTGATGTCGGGCGGGCAGAGCGCGTCGGTCGCGCTGATGATGAAAAACCAGATGTCGCTGCTGCAATATCCGGCTGCTGCCGCCAACGCAGTGGTACTGCTGGCGGTGGTGCTTCTGATGGTCGCCGCCATCCTGCGCGTCGTCGACATCCGCAAGGAGCTGTGAGATGGGCGACAAGCGCGGCTTCGAGTTCTGGATCCTGGCGGCCTTCTTCGCGGTCTTCGTGCTGTTCCTCTACGGGCCGCTGTCGGCGATCCTGATCCTGTCGTTCCAGGGGCCGAACGGCGGGCTGACCTTCCCGCTCAACGGCGTCTCGGTGCACTGGTTCGGCAATCTCATGGAGCAGCAGGCGGTCGGCGATTTCGGCGGCTCGTTCCGGCGGTCGCTGGCGCTCGGGGTCGGGGTGATGCTGGTGACCGTTGCGGTGTCGCTGCTGGCGGGACTGGCCTTTCGCCGCAAATTCATCGGCGCCACGCCGCTGTTCTACCTGGTGATCGCCAGCCTCGTGGTGCCCTCGATCATCATCTCTCTCGGCATCGGCGTGATGTTCCAGCAGCTCGGCATGAAGCCGGCCTGGTATTCCTCGGCCTTCGGCGCGCATCTGACCTGGACACTGCCCTTCGGCGTGCTGATCATGTTCGCGGTGTTCAACCGATTCTCGCCCGCCTACGAGGAGGCGGCGCGGGACCTCGGCGCCTCGTCCTGGCAGACCTTCGCCCACGTGCTGTTGCCGATGATCGCGCCCTCGCTGATCGGCGTCGGCCTGTTCGGCTTCACGCTTTCCTATGACGAGTTCGCCCGCACGCTGATGACCTCCGGCACCTACAACACGCTGCCGCTCGAGATCTACGGCATGACCACCAATGTCACCACGCCGGTGCTCTATGCGCTCGGGACGGTGACGACGCTGGTCTCCTTCCTGGTCATCGCGGCGACGCTCGGCGCCATCGCCTGGCTCGGCCGCCGGCGCGCGGCCGGATGACCTTCCAACCGATGCGCATTCTCGTCGTCAATCCGAACACCACCGCGTCGATGACGGCGACGATCGAGGCCGCCGCGCGTGCCGCCGCGGGACCGGGCACGGCGATCGAGGCGGCGACGTCGGCGATGGGGCCGGCATCGATCGAGGGCTATTATGACGAGGCGCTCGCCGTGCCAGGCCTGCTGGCCGAGATCCGGCGCGGCGAACGGGCCGGCGCCGATGCGGCGGTGATCGCCTGTTTCGACGACACCGGGCTCGACGCGGCCCGCGCGATGGCGGCGATCCCCGTCATCGGCATCTGCGAGGCGGCGCTCGCCAGCGCATCCTTCCTGGCCAAGCGCATCGGCATCGTCACCACCGATCCGCGCGCCCGCGTCCCGGTGGAAGAGCTGGTGGCGCGCTACGGCATGGCGGGGCGGGTGCGCGTCCGCGCCGCGGGCATCCCGGTGCTGGCGCTGGAAGATCCCGGATCGGGAGCCGTCGCCCGCCTGCGCGAGGAGATCGGCCGGGCGCTCGATGAGGATTTCGCGGAGGCGATCGTGCTCGGCTGCGCCGGCATGGCAGACCTCGCGGCCGCCCTCCAGCGCGAATTCGGCGTCCCGGTCGTCGACGGGGTGGGTGCTGCGGTCAGGCAGGCGGAGGCGCTGCTGGGGCTCGGGCTTGCGACGTCGAAGCGCGGCGCCTATGCCTATCCGGCGCAGAAGAGCTTCGCGGGTATGCTCGCCGCGTTCGCGCCCGAGGCCGAACCCGCCTGAGTCGAAGATGACACCGACGATCAGGACGCTTTCCCTCGCCGAAGTCGCAACGCTCGTCGACTGGGCGGCCGGCGAAGGCTGGAACCCCGGCCGCGACGACGCGGCCGCGTTCCACGCCGCCGATCCGGAAGGATTTCTCGGCGCCTTCATTGGCGACGAGATGGTCGCGGGCATCGCGGCGGTCGCCTATGGCGCCGACTTCGGCTTCATCGGCCTCTACATCTGCCGGCCGGACATGCGGGGCCAGGGCTACGGCAAGGCAGTGTGGGATGCCGGCATGGCACGGCTTGCCGGGCGGACCATCGGACTCGACGGCGTCCCCGCGCAGCAGGCCAACTACCGCGGGATGGGCTTCGCGGACGATTACCGAACGTTTCGCTGGTCGGGGCGTTTTGACGGAGAGCGGCCGTCCGGCCCCGTACGGCCGGTGACGCCCGATCTCCTGGCCTCCATTGCCGCATTCGACCGCCTGCATTTTCCCGCACCTCGGACGGACTTCCTCCAGCGCTGGGTGGCGAAGCCGCATGCGGCGCTCGTCTCCATGGACGGTGAAGTGATGCGCGGCTACGGCGTCGCCCGTGCCTGCCGCGACGGCTTCAAGGTCGGGCCGTTGTTCGCGGACGACTTGGGGGTCGCCATCACGTTGCTCACAGCGCTGGCAAGCAGCTGCAACGGCGACATCCACATCGACGTTCCGGGCCCGCAGGAGCGGTTTTCCCGCTTGCTCGAGGCGGCGGGCCTGTCGCAGGGTTTCGAGACGGCGCGGATGTATCGCGGGCCGGCGCCGGCCATCCGGCTCGGCGGCGTCTACGCGGTGACGAGCCTGGAGCTCGGCTGAGAGGGCATCGCTCCGGCTGGCTTGTGCGTCAGGTCATCAGCTTGAACAGGCGCAGTACGCGCTCGAATGCCGAACCGTAGGGCGGACGCAGCATGCCGCCGGCGGAGAGCGGCGACTGGACGAAGATCGGCTTCTCCTTGCTGAAGGTCCGAAAACCCCATTCGCCGTGATAGGCGCCCATGCCCGAGGCCCCGACGCCGCCGAAGGGCTGGTCCTCCTGGGCGATGTGCATCAGGCAGTCGTTGATCGTCACGCCGCCGGCCACCGTCTCGCGCAGCACGCGGCGCCGGGCGGCGGCATCCTTGCCGAACCAGTAGAGGGCAAGCGGCCGGTCGCGCTCGTTGACGTAGGCGATCGCCTCGCCGACATCGCCATATTCGACGATCGGCAGGATGGGACCGAAAATCTCCTCCTGCATCAGCCTCGTGTCCGGATTGGCATCGAGGACGATCGCGGGGGCCAGTTTGCGCGTATTGCCGAAGCTCTCGCCGGCCGGATTGACCTCGATCACCTCGGCGCCGCCGGCGCGCCCCTCCTCGACCATGCCCTTCAGCCGCGCATGGTGCCGGTCGGAGACGATGGCCGTGTAATCGGGATTGCCGGCGAAGCTCGGATAAAGCCTCGTCATCGCCTGCGCCATCCTGCCGGCGATGTCGCGGCCTTTGCCTTTCGGCACCATCAGGTAATCCGGCGCGATGCAGGTCTGGCCGGCATTGAGGAGCTTGCCGTAGGCGACGCTGGCGACCGCCTTGTCGAGGTCGCAGGAGGGATCGAGGATCGCCGGCGACTTGCCGCCGAGTTCGAGCGTCACCGGCGTCAAGTTGGCGGCCGCGGCGAGCGCGACCTGGCGGCCGACCGAAGTCGAACCGGTGAACAGCAGATGGTCGAACGGCATCGAAACGAACGCCTTGCCGACTTCGGCGTCGCCGAGGACGACGTTCAGCTGGTCGGGCGAGAAGTATTTCGCCGCGAGCGATGCGAGCAGGTCGGAAAACCGCGGCGTCAGTTCCGAGGGCTTGATCAGCACCCGGTTGCCGGCGGCAAGCGCGGCCGTCGCCGGTGCGAGCGCCAGCTGGAACGGATAGTTCCACGGCGAGACGATGCCGACGACGCCGAGCGGCTGCGGCAGCAGCCGGTTGCGGGCGGGCAAGAACGGCATCGCGGTCGGCATGCGCTTCTCGGCCATCCAGGAGGAGAGATGCGACAGCGCGTGGCGGATGCCCGCACGCACCACGACGGTCTCGGCCAGCCGCGTCTCATGCGCCGAGCGGCCGCCGAAATCGGCGTCGATCGCCGCGCAGAATTCGGGCTCGTGGTTCTCGGTCAATGCCAGGAGCCGCTTCAGGCTCGCACGCCGCGCGGCGAGATCCGGAAAGAGATCGCGCGCAAACGCCGCCTTCTGAGTCTCGAATGCCGTCGTCAGGAAATCCCGGCTGGTCTGAAGCATGGATAGGGTCTCCGATCTGCCTCAGGCTATCAGAGCCCCCAAGCCCGTGCCAGCCGGACAGGCCGGCCGGAATGACGAACGGCCCGGCTGGGTTCAGCCGGGCCGCTTTTGGGTCAGAACCGGGCCGGCACCGGGCCGGGCCGGGAAATCAGGCCGCCTTGGCGTATGCCTCGGTCGGGACTTCCGCGATCGTCTTCAGCACGACCGAGGCGATCTGGTAGGGGTCGCCCTGCGAGTTCGGGCGGCGATCCTCGAGATAGCCCTTGTAGTCGTTCTTGACGAAGGAATGCGGCACGCGGATCGAGGCGCCGCGGTCGGCCACGCCGTAGGAGAACTTGTTCCACGGAGCGGTCTCGTGCTTGCCGGTCAGGCGCTTGTCGTTGTCCGGACCGTAAACGGAGATGTGGTCCATCAGGTTCTTGTCGAAGGCCGCCATCAGGGCCTCGAAATAGGCCTTGCCGCCGACTTCGCGCATGAACTTGGTCGAGAAATTGCAGTGCATGCCCGAGCCGTTCCAGTCGGTGTCGCCGAGCGGCTTGCAGTGGAACTCGATGTCGATGCCGTGCTTCTCGCAGAGCCGGAGCAGCAGGTAGCGTGCCATCCAGATCTGGTCGGCCGCCTTCTTCGAACCCTTGCCGAAGATCTGGAATTCCCACTGGCCCTTCGCCACTTCGGCGTTGATGCCTTCATGGTTGATGCCGGCGGCGAGGCACAGGTCGAGATGCTCCTCGACGAGCTGGCGGGCCACGTCGCCGACATTCTTGTAGCCGACGCCGGTGTAGTAGGGACCCTGCGGTGCCGGATAGCCAGTGGTCGGGAAGCCGAGCGGGCGGCCGTCCTTGTAGAAGAAATATTCCTGCTCGAAGCCGAACCAGGCGTCCTCGTCGTCGAGGATCGTGGCGCGCTTGTTGGAGGCATGCGGGGTGACGCCGTCGGGCATCATGACCTCGCACATGACCAAGGCGCCGTTGGTGCGCGCCGGGTCTGGATAGATGGCGACGGGCTTCAGCACGCAATCGGAGGAATGGCCTTCGGCCTGCATCGTCGACGACCCGTCGAAGCCCCACAGCGGGAGCTGCTCCAGCGTCGGAAAGGCGTCGAATTCCTTGATCTGGGTCTTGCCGCGCAAGTTCGGGACGGGGGTGTAGCCGTCGAGCCAGATATACTCCAACTTGTACTTGGTCATTTCGCCTCTCTTACGAAGTTGCGTCTTCTTGTGATCGCGCGGCTGGGTGGCCGTGCGCATGCTGCATGGTGCAATGCAACAGGCATGCCAGTTCGGGCGGGTTTTTCCGCCGAGGAGGGGGAGCCGCGGCCGGGTGGCGGAGCGAATCAGATCCGCCTTCGCACAAGCGACGAAAAATGCAGCATTTTCCGCCTTTGCCTGCCTTTTCGACAAAGGTGCCGCCGACGGGCGGAACCACGCGGTAAACTGCCGCATTAGGATGCAGAAAACCTTCCGACGAAGGGACTGCACAAAAATTGACTACAAAAAAGGCATCTTGATTAAATTGAGTGCAGCTCCCACCTAAGTTATACTGATGTTCGGCATCAGGCGGAGCAAAGATGATGACCAACACCCAACACGGCCAAAGCGCCAAGATCCTTCAGTTTCCCCTCGGCGGTCGCGCCGGCTTTCTCGCGCGTCATGAGCCCCTCGCGCCGGCGGCGCAGGCGCCGGTCGTCGATGTGCACGGCTGGTATCACGAAGAGGCCATCCGCGACGCGGAGCAGGCCAAGAAGCACTGAC
It encodes:
- a CDS encoding aspartate/glutamate racemase family protein gives rise to the protein MRILVVNPNTTASMTATIEAAARAAAGPGTAIEAATSAMGPASIEGYYDEALAVPGLLAEIRRGERAGADAAVIACFDDTGLDAARAMAAIPVIGICEAALASASFLAKRIGIVTTDPRARVPVEELVARYGMAGRVRVRAAGIPVLALEDPGSGAVARLREEIGRALDEDFAEAIVLGCAGMADLAAALQREFGVPVVDGVGAAVRQAEALLGLGLATSKRGAYAYPAQKSFAGMLAAFAPEAEPA
- a CDS encoding coniferyl aldehyde dehydrogenase; translated protein: MLQTSRDFLTTAFETQKAAFARDLFPDLAARRASLKRLLALTENHEPEFCAAIDADFGGRSAHETRLAETVVVRAGIRHALSHLSSWMAEKRMPTAMPFLPARNRLLPQPLGVVGIVSPWNYPFQLALAPATAALAAGNRVLIKPSELTPRFSDLLASLAAKYFSPDQLNVVLGDAEVGKAFVSMPFDHLLFTGSTSVGRQVALAAAANLTPVTLELGGKSPAILDPSCDLDKAVASVAYGKLLNAGQTCIAPDYLMVPKGKGRDIAGRMAQAMTRLYPSFAGNPDYTAIVSDRHHARLKGMVEEGRAGGAEVIEVNPAGESFGNTRKLAPAIVLDANPDTRLMQEEIFGPILPIVEYGDVGEAIAYVNERDRPLALYWFGKDAAARRRVLRETVAGGVTINDCLMHIAQEDQPFGGVGASGMGAYHGEWGFRTFSKEKPIFVQSPLSAGGMLRPPYGSAFERVLRLFKLMT
- a CDS encoding DUF2735 domain-containing protein, whose translation is MMTNTQHGQSAKILQFPLGGRAGFLARHEPLAPAAQAPVVDVHGWYHEEAIRDAEQAKKH
- a CDS encoding glutamine synthetase beta-grasp domain-containing protein — translated: MTKYKLEYIWLDGYTPVPNLRGKTQIKEFDAFPTLEQLPLWGFDGSSTMQAEGHSSDCVLKPVAIYPDPARTNGALVMCEVMMPDGVTPHASNKRATILDDEDAWFGFEQEYFFYKDGRPLGFPTTGYPAPQGPYYTGVGYKNVGDVARQLVEEHLDLCLAAGINHEGINAEVAKGQWEFQIFGKGSKKAADQIWMARYLLLRLCEKHGIDIEFHCKPLGDTDWNGSGMHCNFSTKFMREVGGKAYFEALMAAFDKNLMDHISVYGPDNDKRLTGKHETAPWNKFSYGVADRGASIRVPHSFVKNDYKGYLEDRRPNSQGDPYQIASVVLKTIAEVPTEAYAKAA
- a CDS encoding GNAT family N-acetyltransferase, whose product is MTPTIRTLSLAEVATLVDWAAGEGWNPGRDDAAAFHAADPEGFLGAFIGDEMVAGIAAVAYGADFGFIGLYICRPDMRGQGYGKAVWDAGMARLAGRTIGLDGVPAQQANYRGMGFADDYRTFRWSGRFDGERPSGPVRPVTPDLLASIAAFDRLHFPAPRTDFLQRWVAKPHAALVSMDGEVMRGYGVARACRDGFKVGPLFADDLGVAITLLTALASSCNGDIHIDVPGPQERFSRLLEAAGLSQGFETARMYRGPAPAIRLGGVYAVTSLELG
- a CDS encoding ABC transporter permease, producing MGDKRGFEFWILAAFFAVFVLFLYGPLSAILILSFQGPNGGLTFPLNGVSVHWFGNLMEQQAVGDFGGSFRRSLALGVGVMLVTVAVSLLAGLAFRRKFIGATPLFYLVIASLVVPSIIISLGIGVMFQQLGMKPAWYSSAFGAHLTWTLPFGVLIMFAVFNRFSPAYEEAARDLGASSWQTFAHVLLPMIAPSLIGVGLFGFTLSYDEFARTLMTSGTYNTLPLEIYGMTTNVTTPVLYALGTVTTLVSFLVIAATLGAIAWLGRRRAAG